In one Dermacentor variabilis isolate Ectoservices chromosome 4, ASM5094787v1, whole genome shotgun sequence genomic region, the following are encoded:
- the Xpc gene encoding DNA repair protein complementing XP-C cells homolog — protein MATRRSCRLLSKKDITPASGPKSSNEDMDIDSDEKYVSSCSSSEDEYMPPKKQDSTDEFEDDVPAKKIKHKDLQPTRVSESSADEPFELECLEVDLSEGGTSSDEFDENVRADTKKSTEKMAGPKKKSMQKIRIPKLAQIKRATNMTLNTRISNNNLSERRHQLESLPGSSKVLVCELKKHNPADSTNQGTAALSTHVDKVIMKERVGDGKPSESLKDVISAMLLENEPEASCSYTVNDAPKSGQRKSKKTAKNSLVSSAKQSASCQDARSPVKTRSRQFQDVKTAKSMLSPVKSGRKAGKTSNTTETQAKAAPKKLPEIKKQQVRGKKTRPQRAKFENNESSSESDWEEVPEGADLDSYAPVVPENGITITLKEPVMTGKHKKAKFDPVAEMRRRINRVRKEVHSLKHKVHLLCLLAHGLRLNSLILDQTLQAVALSLLPSEFLAYSGKTVTLLDVERMSRLFTKVFVCTLGTRTGCHALHDDLTVALTTKIAQNARDYALLFLVIVRCLQIEARLCMSLYPVPLDAVQLLKTDTKPGRKSAELKAPSKKKAQKVHSEPDEADSDFEVEKPKKATGKKKVHDVSSNKKTGKEGKTGKGNGEKFGQSLSDSIEHWVEIFTPKDSKWIAVDVVHGSVGSITESNIQEPLYYILSFDDNNKVKDITKKYASGWLTSVKKKRIDPKWWEESLKPFRPTDSERERVENTQIQSKLQRQPMPGSIAEFKNHPLYALKRHLLKFEAIYPSDAPTLGFVRGEPVYARECIHTLRSRETWLREARMVRVKEQPYKVVKARPKYDKLSGQILKEQPLELFGHWQTEPYMPPIAFNGKVPRNEWGNVELFKSCMLPIGTVHLRAPGLARVAAKLNIDCVPAVVGFEGHCRGVHPVFDGWVVCEEFKETLMAAWEEEQANISNREEEKRLKRVYGNWKKLIRGVLIKEKLRMKYMNDD, from the exons ATGGCCACAAGGCGATCGTGTAGGCTGCTTAGTAAGAAAGACATTACTCCAGCATCGGGGCCGAAATCAAGCAATGAAGATATGGATATTGACAGCGATGAAAAGTACGTATCGAGTTGTTCTTCGTCAGAGGACGAATACATGCCCCCGAAAAAACAAGACTCCACGGATGAGTTTGAGGATGATGTTCCGGCAAAAAAAATTAAGCACAAAGATCTTCAACCCACGCGCGTTTCAGAAAGTTCTGCCGATGAGCCTTTCGAGCTCGAATGTTTAGAAGTCGATTTGTCTGAAGGTGGAACATCAAGCGATGAGTTTGACGAGAACGTCAGAGCTGACACCAAAAAAAGCACTGAAAAGATGGCCGGGCCCAAGAAGAAATCCATGCAGAAGATAAGGATACCGAAACTGGCACAGATAAAAAGAGCTACTAACATGACTCTGAACACTCGGATTTCCAATAACAATCTTTCTGAAAGAAGGCATCAGTTGGAAAGTTTACCTGGTTCCAGTAAGGTTCTCGTGTGCGAGTTGAAAAAGCACAACCCGGCTGACTCTACCAATCAAGGCACTGCAGCGCTGTCAACTCATGTGGACAAAGTCATAATGAAAGAACGTGTAGGTGATGGCAAGCCTTCTGAATCCTTAAAAGACGTTATCAGTGCTATGCTGCTTGAAAATGAACCAGAGGCCTCTTGCTCTTATACTGTAAATGACGCACCAAAGTCGGGACAGCGTAAGTCTAAAAAGACTGCAAAGAATTCATTAGTATCCTCTGCAAAACAGTCTGCTTCATGTCAGGATGCACGGTCTCCAGTCAAAACTAGAAGCAGGCAGTTTCAAGATGTGAAGACAGCCAAGTCCATGTTGTCACCTGTAAAAAGTGGAAGGAAGGCTGGCAAAACTAGCAACACAACAGAAACTCAAGCAAAAGCGGCACCAAAGAAGTTGCCAGAgataaagaaacaacaagtgaGAGGAAAGAAAACTAGGCCACAAAGAGCCAAGTTCGAGAACAATGAGAGCTCAAGTGAATCTGATTGGGAAGAAGTCCCCGAAGGAGCCGACCTTGACAGCTATGCACCGGTTGTTCCTGAAAACGGAATCACAATTACACTAAAGGAGCCTGTGATGACTGGAAAGCACAAGAAAGCCAAATTTGATCCAGTGGCAGAGATGAGACGCCGCATCAATAGAGTGCGCAAGGAAGTCCACAGCCTGAAACACAAGGTGCATCTTCTCTGTCTCCTGGCACACGGACTAAGGTTAAACAGCCTTATCCTGGACCAAACTCTGCAGGCTGTTGCACTGTCTTTGCTTCCTTCTGAATTCTTGGCATACTCTGGCAAAACAGTCACACTTCTGGATGTTGAGCGCATGTCTAGACTGTTCACCAAAGTGTTTGTGTGCACGCTTGGCACTCGCACTGGCTGCCATGCCTTACATGATGATCTTACagtggcactaacaaccaaaaTCGCTCAGAATGCACGAGATTACGCACTTCTGTTTTTGGTCATTGTAAGGTGCCTGCAGATTGAAGCTCGTTTATGCATGTCCCTGTACCCTGTGCCTCTTGATGCTGTGCAGTTGTTGAAGACTGACACGAAACCTGGAAGAAAAAGTGCCGAGCTCAAAGCACCTTCCAAAAAGAAGGCTCAAAAGGTGCACAGTGAGCCTGATGAAGCAGACAGCGACTTTGAAGTCGAGAAACCAAAGAAGGCAACAGGGAAGAAAAAAGTTCATGACGTCTCATCAAACAAAAAGACTGGGAAGGAAGGAAAGACTGGCAAAGGAAATGGTGAAAAATTTGGGCAAAGTTTAAGTGACAGCATTGAGCACTGGGTTGAAATATTCACTCCAAAAGATTCAAAGTGGATTGCAGTTGATGTAGTTCATGGATCAGTTGGCAGCATAACTGAGAGTAATATTCAAGAACCATTGTACTACATTCTCAGCTTTGATGACAACAACAAGGTGAAAGACATTACAAAGAAATATGCCTCAGGTTGGTTAACAtctgtgaaaaagaagaggatTGATCCGAAGTGGTGGGAAGAGTCTTTAAAGCCTTTTAGGCCCACTGACAGTGAGCGAGAGCGTGTGGAAAATACGCAAATACAGTCAAAGCTTCAACGGCAGCCAATGCCTGGAAGCATTGCCGA GTTCAAGAACCATCCTCTGTATGCACTAAAGCGTCACCTGCTCAAGTTTGAGGCCATCTATCCATCAGATGCCCCAACTCTTGGGTTTGTACGAGGAGAGCCTGTTTATGCTAGGGAGTGCATTCACACTCTGCGCTCAAGGGAAACTTGGCTTCGAGAAGCGCGAATGGTGCGTGTCAAGGAGCAGCCATACAAAGTTGTCAAGGCCAGGCCAAAGTATGACAAG CTCTCTGGGCAGATACTTAAGGAGCAGCCCCTGGAGTTGTTTGGCCACTGGCAGACGGAGCCATACATGCCACCCATTGCCTTCAATGGCAAGGTGCCCCGTAACGAGTGGGGCAACGTGGAGCTCTTCAAAAGCTGCATGCTCCCTATTGGCACCGTACATCTGAGAG CTCCTGGACTGGCTCGTGTAGCTGCAAAGCTGAACATCGATTGCGTTCCTGCCGTCGTTGGCTTCGAAGGTCACTGCCGTGGTGTCCATCCAGT GTTTGATGGGTGGGTCGTGTGTGAAGAGTTCAAAGAAACACTGATGGCTGCTTGGGAGGAAGAACAGGCTAACATCAGCAACCGCGAAGAAGAG AAACGACTGAAAAGAGTGTATGGAAACTGGAAGAAGCTAATCAGAGGAGTTCTCATCAAGGAAAAGTTGCGGATGAAGTACATGAATGACGACTAA